The Argentina anserina chromosome 3, drPotAnse1.1, whole genome shotgun sequence genome includes a region encoding these proteins:
- the LOC126789523 gene encoding protein SUPPRESSOR OF FRI 4 isoform X1, with the protein MGKKKKRVASKVWCYYCDREFDDEKILVQHQKAKHFKCHVCHKKLSTAGGMAIHVLQVHKENVTKVPNAKAGRESTDIEIYGMQGIPPDVLAAHYGEEEDDAPSKMAKVEIPATQVVGGVVPGSLGAYPPQPPYGMRPMYNPSVSLPHNGWQVAPRPQPWYPQPPAVSVPPPSGLGYTQQPLFPVQPPLSSTTTPGLQSSHVTPPGLPASMHPVPVSQPLFPVVGVNNLPPQSSPFSAPMLSTHIPSNPLGSMDAHQGARPSIPNSYHTSNIPGGNLNNSHSYASGPNTGGPSIGPPPVIANKAPQPATNEVYLVWDDEAMSMEERRMSLPKYQVHDETTQVSHTTSLTFMELDFSNQMGRLYSALQICLFTNSFLIINVFSLSSIFKI; encoded by the exons atgggaaagaagaagaagagggtggCGTCGAAGGTGTGGTGCTACTACTGCGATAGGGAATTCGACGACGAGAAGATATTGGTGCAGCACCAGAAAGCTAAGCACTTCAAGTGCCACGTCTGCCACAAGAAGCTCTCTACTGCCGGCGGTATGGCCATTCATGTTCTCCAGGTCCACAAAGAGAACGTCACCAA GGTTCCAAATGCAAAGGCTGGGAGGGAATCAACGGATATTGAAATTTATGGGATGCAAGGAATCCCACCTGACGTCTTGGCAGCACACTATGGTGAAGAAG AAGACGACGCCCCATCAAAAATGGCTAAAGTTGAAATCCCAGCAACTCAGGTTGTTGGGGGAGTGGTGCCAGGTTCATTGGGGGCATATCCTCCTCAACCACCTTATGGAATGCGGCCAAT GTACAATCCATCTGTCTCATTGCCTCATAACGGTTGGCAAGTTGCACCTCGTCCCCAGCCATGGTACCCACAGCCTCCAGCAGTCTCAGTTCCTCCACCTTCTGGATTGGGTTATACACAACAGCCATTGTTTCCTGTGCAGCCACCTCtatcatcaacaacaacaccGGGACTTCAATCTTCACATGTAACTCCTCCTGGACTGCCTGCATCAATGCATCCCGTTCCTGTATCACAACCCCTGTTTCCTGTTGTTGGTGTCAATAATTTGCCACCTCAAAGCTCTCCATTTTCTGCTCCCATGCTTTCTACACATATTCCATCAAACCCTCTAGGCTCGATGGATGCACATCAAGGCGCTAGACCTTCCATTCCAAATAGTTACCACACTTCAAATATTCCAG GTGGGAACTTAAATAACTCACACTCTTACGCATCTGGTCCAAATACTGGTGGCCCATCAATCGGACCACCCCCTGTAATAGCAAACAAAGCTCCCCAGCCAGCCACTAATGAAGTGTATTTAGTTTGGGATGATGAGGCTATGTCCATG GAGGAAAGAAGAATGTCTTTACCGAAGTATCAGGTGCATGATGAAACTACCCAGGTAAGTCATACTACCTCTTTAACTTTTATGGAGTTGGATTTCTCTAACCAGATGGGTAGGCTTTATTCAGCTTTACAAATTTGTTTGTTTACCAATTCCTTCCtgattataaatgtattttctTTGAGTTCGatctttaaaatttga
- the LOC126789523 gene encoding protein SUPPRESSOR OF FRI 4 isoform X2: MGKKKKRVASKVWCYYCDREFDDEKILVQHQKAKHFKCHVCHKKLSTAGGMAIHVLQVHKENVTKVPNAKAGRESTDIEIYGMQGIPPDVLAAHYGEEEDDAPSKMAKVEIPATQVVGGVVPGSLGAYPPQPPYGMRPMYNPSVSLPHNGWQVAPRPQPWYPQPPAVSVPPPSGLGYTQQPLFPVQPPLSSTTTPGLQSSHVTPPGLPASMHPVPVSQPLFPVVGVNNLPPQSSPFSAPMLSTHIPSNPLGSMDAHQGARPSIPNSYHTSNIPGGNLNNSHSYASGPNTGGPSIGPPPVIANKAPQPATNEVYLVWDDEAMSMEERRMSLPKYQVHDETTQMSSIDAAIDRRILESRLAGRMAI; this comes from the exons atgggaaagaagaagaagagggtggCGTCGAAGGTGTGGTGCTACTACTGCGATAGGGAATTCGACGACGAGAAGATATTGGTGCAGCACCAGAAAGCTAAGCACTTCAAGTGCCACGTCTGCCACAAGAAGCTCTCTACTGCCGGCGGTATGGCCATTCATGTTCTCCAGGTCCACAAAGAGAACGTCACCAA GGTTCCAAATGCAAAGGCTGGGAGGGAATCAACGGATATTGAAATTTATGGGATGCAAGGAATCCCACCTGACGTCTTGGCAGCACACTATGGTGAAGAAG AAGACGACGCCCCATCAAAAATGGCTAAAGTTGAAATCCCAGCAACTCAGGTTGTTGGGGGAGTGGTGCCAGGTTCATTGGGGGCATATCCTCCTCAACCACCTTATGGAATGCGGCCAAT GTACAATCCATCTGTCTCATTGCCTCATAACGGTTGGCAAGTTGCACCTCGTCCCCAGCCATGGTACCCACAGCCTCCAGCAGTCTCAGTTCCTCCACCTTCTGGATTGGGTTATACACAACAGCCATTGTTTCCTGTGCAGCCACCTCtatcatcaacaacaacaccGGGACTTCAATCTTCACATGTAACTCCTCCTGGACTGCCTGCATCAATGCATCCCGTTCCTGTATCACAACCCCTGTTTCCTGTTGTTGGTGTCAATAATTTGCCACCTCAAAGCTCTCCATTTTCTGCTCCCATGCTTTCTACACATATTCCATCAAACCCTCTAGGCTCGATGGATGCACATCAAGGCGCTAGACCTTCCATTCCAAATAGTTACCACACTTCAAATATTCCAG GTGGGAACTTAAATAACTCACACTCTTACGCATCTGGTCCAAATACTGGTGGCCCATCAATCGGACCACCCCCTGTAATAGCAAACAAAGCTCCCCAGCCAGCCACTAATGAAGTGTATTTAGTTTGGGATGATGAGGCTATGTCCATG GAGGAAAGAAGAATGTCTTTACCGAAGTATCAGGTGCATGATGAAACTACCCAG ATGAGCTCAATCGACGCAGCCATAGACAGAAGGATTTTGGAGAGCAGGCTTGCTGGTCGAATGGCAATTTAG
- the LOC126789537 gene encoding uncharacterized protein LOC126789537 — MDGVITKFVTASLFMWIVPVAILYGYNNNLIPGSSDLSPHTLTLLSGFLAVVSVNIVIAFYIYMAMKEPSDKHEPDPAFLAEAKASINQPTADTGSSSQSSKKEE, encoded by the exons ATGGACGGAGTAATAACAAAGTTTGTTACTGCATCATTGTTTATGTGGATAGTTCCTGTTGCAATATTGTATGGCTATAACAACAATTTGATTCCTG GTTCAAGCGACTTGTCTCCCCATACTCTTACACTGTTGAGCGGATTCCTTGCTGTTGTTTCTGTCAATATAGTTATTGCattctacatatatatggcgATGAAGGAACCTTCCGATAAACATGAGCCTGATCCTGCGTTTCTTGCTGAAGCTAAAGCTAGCATAAACCAGCCTACAGCTGACACTGGCAGCTCTTCCCAATCCTCCAAGAAAGAAGAGTAA